In the Blautia coccoides genome, AATAAGAGGTGTTCTTGCCTCATCGACCAGCACAGAGTCCACCTCATCGATGATGGCATAGTGCAGGTCTCTCTGTACAAGCTGCTCTTTGTAGATGACCATGTTGTCACGCAGATAGTCAAATCCCAGCTCGTTGTTGGTCACATAAGTGATATCACACGCATACTGCGCGCGTCTCTCGTCGTTTTTCATGGAGTTCAGGACCACACCAACCGTCAGTCCCAGGAACTCATGCACCTTGCCCATCCACTCCGCGTCACGGTGTGCCAGGTAATCGTTGACAGTTACAATGTGTACGCCTTCACCTTCCAGGGCATTTAAATATGCGGGAAGTGTGGAGACAAGGGTTTTACCTTCACCGGTCTTCATCTCGGCAATACGTCCCTGATGAAGAATAATACCACCGATGAGCTGCACTCTGTAGTGCTCCATATTCAGCACTCGCTTGGCAGCTTCCCTCACCGTAGCAAATGCTTCCGGCAGCAGGTCATCCAGTGTCTCTCCCTCTTCCAGACGTTTTTTATATTCTCTGGTCTTACCGCGCAGCTCGTCGTCACTTAACGCCTGCATGGTGGGGCGCAGAGCTTCGATTTTGTCCACAGTGGCAGTGATACGTTTTAATTCCCTCTCACTGTGGGTTCCAAACATTTTTTGAACTAAACTCATGTTTTATGCTCCTAATTTTCCAATTTTCAGACTGCAGCAGGACTTCCCCAAAATAGGAAACCCTATTTTCGTGGATATTATTCCACATTACTTTACATTGTAACACTTTCTTTCTTTGAAAACAACATAAAAAAAGAGTCCCTCAGCGGGGCAGATCCGTCCCCTGACCCGGATGCTTTTCTCTCAGCACCGCTGTTATCCGCTCCTCCAGATAGATCAAACTGCCATTATCTATCAGATAATGGAATGGTATGACTTTCCCGCCTTTCGCAATGTACTGTTCCAGCAGTCCGTCTGTGACCCGCTGCTCCAGCAGTATGGAGTCAGGATTAATGACAATGGCATCGTATTGTCCCAGCAGCATACTGTCTGCTTCCACGGATAATGTATTCTCAAAGTGTGTGCTGACAGATTTCAGTTTTGGCAGAAAATACGCAAGCTGGTCTGTGATGATCTGTGCGAACTTATTGGTTCTGCAGAAAATCCCCACTGACGCTGAAGGGTCCAGTCTGGAAATATTCACAATAGTATCTCTGCTTGGCGCCACAGCCACCTTTACCAGAATATTTTTCTTTTCCCCTATATGCTCTGCAACCTGTTCATAATGTGTTGTTGTGGTCAGTATCAAATCATAACTGGACAGCAGGGCCTGAGGATTGTCGTCCAGCAGAATCGTTTCCACCAAAAAGGCGGAGATACTGATATCCGGTATATAGAGAAGCTGTTTTTTAAAAATTTCCAGTGATTCAGCGTTGCAGTCGATAACTGCCACACGCAGGCCTCCATTCTCGCCCTCTCTCTTCGCTATGCTTATGTTCATCAGGTTCAGTATTTCCGGAACAGAAAAATTCCAGTCCTCCAGTGTGTCAAGAAGACTGTCCAGTAACTCAATGGCAGCCATGCGCTTCTCATTCCCTGTCATGATCGCACTATTATGTATATATGAGCCGCTGCCCTGTATCACTTCGATGACCCCATTGTCAGCAAGTTCTTTATATGCCTTTTTTACCGTTCCTCTGGAGATTCCCAGGCGTTCAGCCAATTCCCTTTCTGTGGGCAGCTTGTCCTCAGGATTTAGCCTGCCCTGCTTAATATCCTCCAGAATTTCATCCACTAATTGTTTATAGATTGGCTTGTTTTCATCTTTGTTGATCATCTATATTCTCCTTGATTACCATACATCTTTTATTTCCCATACACAGATGTTTCTTAGATATTATACCAATAATATACCATGATAAGCAACAGCGCATTCCTTTTTAACTGTTATATAGCACTTTTATACAATTTGCAAACCTTAATATTGGTATATATTTTAAAAATAAATGATTGCCATTTCTCCTTATTGGTATTATTATTTTAGTATACCAATTTGCAAATGGTACACTATAGAGTCATTCAATAAAAAGACTAACTATTAAAGAAAGTCAATAAATAGTTTCAAAAACAGAGATGTTTTGAGTATAGTGGCGATGACTTATTCATCGCAATCAGTACCTTGAAAATTGCATGACAAATAGAGCATCGAGTATGATGCTCTGACAAGAAGATATGATGTTGGAAGAATTAGATTGCTTTTTGGTATTGCTGTCCAGTGCGTTCGAGATGATAAATTAGCCGAACTAGTTTCTTGGTCGCGTGAGACATTGCAACATAGTAATGCTTGCCTTCAGCTCGTTTCTTGGCAAGATAAGCCTTGTAGGTTGGATCCCATAGACAAACATATGCGGTTGCATTAAACAGAGCATATCTAAGGTATCTAGAACCACGTTTTTCCATTCTGGCATAACAGTTATCTAACTGGCCGGATTGATAGGTAGAAGGCGACATTCCTGCATAAGCAAGGATCTTATCTGGAGAGTCGAATTGGCTAAAGTCACCTATTTCAGCAATAATCATGGCACCCATTCGATAGCTGATTCCAGGAATGCTAAGGATTGGAGAATTGATTTCATCCATGATGACTTTAATCTCGTTTTCAATCTCTTCGATTTCAGAATCTAGCTCTCTAATGAGCTTAATGGTGTGCTTTAATTCAAGCGATTTAGCTGGCATATTTGAACCGATAGAGGTTCTTGCAGCCTCTCTAAAAGCGATAGAGGTTTCTTTTGTGTAGTGGCCTTTAGATGCGGTTTCAAGAAGATTTGAAAGTCTTGTGAGATGTGCATTAGCTACCTGTTTTGCACCAGGAAATTCGTAGAGTAACTCATAAACAGAATTCTGATGAAGTGTTGGAACAAGCTTTTCTAACTCAGGGAAAAGGATACATACAAGACGGGATATAGATGTTTTAAGCTTCGCGCGTTCTTTAACTTTATCAAAACGATAGCGAGTAAGTGACTTAAGCTCTTCGTTGTGATACGATGTGTCTGAGTAGGACTTTAAGTTCACGTCAGACATTAGCATAGAAGCAATTGTATGGGCATCAACTTTATCCGTTTTCGTCTGTCTAAGGCTTAGACTTTTTCTGTACAGATTAGTATGTAACGGGTTGATAACAAAGGTGGCCAGACCTTTATCAAGCAGATATCCGAGAAGATTGTAACTATAGTGTCCAGTGGCTTCTAGGCCTACTTTTACTTTAGAAGCATCTTCCATAACGGATTCTATTTTCTGATAAAGCTCGTCGAACCCATCGAGATTGTTTTTGATGGTAAAAGCCTTGAAAAGGACTTCGCCATCAGAGTTTGTGATAAAGCAATCATGCTTATCTTTTGCGACATCAATTCCTACGTAAATCATATAGGACCTCCTGATATAAAGTATTGATACTGTCTTAAGATCCACAGGGCTCCTTGCAATCGTAACCTACTTCTTGATAAACCGTCATGCGGTAACTAACTGATTAACAAATAAACAAAGAGACTGTGGTTGGAGCCTTTTTTAAACCATCAAGTGGTAGGAGGTGATAACCAATCCACAGTATCTTAAAATAGCATAGTCAAACCTGTAGAAAAGGTAAAGAAAGACTATGACTTTATATAATAGTAGGAGGAATCAATAATTATGTGGTATGGAGGAGACTATAATCCGGAACAATGGGGGCCTGAGACAATAGATGAGGATATCCGTTACATGAAAGAAATGCATGTCAACTGCGCAACCGTAGGTGTCTTTGCATGGCCAAAGCTGGAACCGGAAGACGGGGTATTTGACTTTGAATGGATGGATCAGATTCTTGACAGATTATACAAAGAACATATTGATGTCATACTCGCAACCCCTACAACAGCAATGCCTTACTGGCTGGAAC is a window encoding:
- a CDS encoding IS110 family transposase, giving the protein MIYVGIDVAKDKHDCFITNSDGEVLFKAFTIKNNLDGFDELYQKIESVMEDASKVKVGLEATGHYSYNLLGYLLDKGLATFVINPLHTNLYRKSLSLRQTKTDKVDAHTIASMLMSDVNLKSYSDTSYHNEELKSLTRYRFDKVKERAKLKTSISRLVCILFPELEKLVPTLHQNSVYELLYEFPGAKQVANAHLTRLSNLLETASKGHYTKETSIAFREAARTSIGSNMPAKSLELKHTIKLIRELDSEIEEIENEIKVIMDEINSPILSIPGISYRMGAMIIAEIGDFSQFDSPDKILAYAGMSPSTYQSGQLDNCYARMEKRGSRYLRYALFNATAYVCLWDPTYKAYLAKKRAEGKHYYVAMSHATKKLVRLIYHLERTGQQYQKAI
- a CDS encoding GntR family transcriptional regulator yields the protein MINKDENKPIYKQLVDEILEDIKQGRLNPEDKLPTERELAERLGISRGTVKKAYKELADNGVIEVIQGSGSYIHNSAIMTGNEKRMAAIELLDSLLDTLEDWNFSVPEILNLMNISIAKREGENGGLRVAVIDCNAESLEIFKKQLLYIPDISISAFLVETILLDDNPQALLSSYDLILTTTTHYEQVAEHIGEKKNILVKVAVAPSRDTIVNISRLDPSASVGIFCRTNKFAQIITDQLAYFLPKLKSVSTHFENTLSVEADSMLLGQYDAIVINPDSILLEQRVTDGLLEQYIAKGGKVIPFHYLIDNGSLIYLEERITAVLREKHPGQGTDLPR